In Arsenicicoccus dermatophilus, a genomic segment contains:
- a CDS encoding M3 family metallopeptidase, producing the protein MIAASALLTLPADATAWPDWVRDLLDGHLTDAARLREELRALPAPAPGDTAGRDRVLRLWDEIGGHLRGAAAPAELFVNVHPDPEVRARCEEASARVVALDTEIGQDREIYALLGALDREGLDEDHLVLLDRALREFRRAAVDRDDRTRERVKELARRAVELGQDFDRTVRDDVRTVRVRPDQLEGLPQDWIEAHTPDADGLITLTTDYPDLVPVRTFARDRGARTAITQAWMRRGWPDNQRTLADLLSTRDELARTLGYADWPSYDAEVKMIGRGDAIPEFIDRISVLAQDRALADREQLLTRLRQDEPHADGLTTADTLYYTQVLSQELHAVDAQEVRSYLAFDKALAGVLDVTSRLLGIDWTPVPDAPVWHEEVLTYDAHVDGDLIGRIYLDLHPREGKFGHAAMFELVAGVRGGALAQGALACNFSKGYLEHSQVTTLFHEFGHLVHHVLGGRGPFARHSGVATEWDFVEAPSQMLEHWAWEPDVLATFATDDEGRPIPRELVERMHDADGLGRGLHVRRQMSLAAMSYWMHARPAEDLDAQKDELTARYDLVAHPADTHFHTSFGHLNGYSSGYYTYMWSLVIAEDMFSSFEQQDLMAAGPARRYRERVLERGGHRPAAELVETLLERPRSEDAFRRWLQS; encoded by the coding sequence GTGATCGCCGCCTCCGCCCTCCTCACCCTGCCCGCCGACGCCACCGCCTGGCCCGACTGGGTGCGAGATCTCCTCGACGGCCATCTCACCGATGCCGCCCGACTGCGCGAGGAGCTGCGTGCCCTGCCCGCTCCCGCCCCCGGCGACACCGCAGGCCGCGACCGGGTGCTGCGTCTCTGGGACGAGATCGGGGGGCACCTGCGGGGCGCTGCCGCCCCCGCCGAGCTCTTCGTCAACGTGCACCCCGACCCCGAGGTCCGGGCCCGGTGCGAGGAGGCCTCCGCCCGGGTTGTGGCGCTGGACACCGAGATCGGTCAGGACCGCGAGATCTACGCCCTGCTCGGCGCCCTGGACCGCGAGGGGCTCGACGAGGACCACCTCGTGCTGCTCGACCGGGCGCTGCGCGAGTTCCGCCGCGCCGCGGTCGACCGGGACGACCGGACCCGCGAGCGGGTCAAGGAGCTCGCCCGCCGGGCCGTGGAGCTGGGGCAGGACTTCGACCGCACGGTCCGCGACGACGTGCGCACCGTGCGGGTGCGTCCCGACCAGCTCGAGGGTCTGCCCCAGGACTGGATCGAGGCGCACACCCCCGACGCCGACGGGCTGATCACCCTGACGACGGACTACCCGGACCTGGTCCCCGTGCGGACCTTCGCCCGCGACCGAGGCGCCCGCACCGCCATCACCCAGGCCTGGATGCGCCGCGGGTGGCCCGACAACCAGCGCACCCTGGCGGACCTGCTGTCCACCCGGGACGAGCTGGCGCGCACGTTGGGCTACGCGGACTGGCCGTCGTACGACGCCGAGGTCAAGATGATCGGGCGCGGCGACGCGATCCCCGAGTTCATCGACCGGATCAGCGTGCTCGCCCAGGACCGGGCCCTCGCCGATCGCGAGCAGCTGCTGACGCGGCTGCGCCAGGACGAACCCCACGCCGACGGGCTCACCACGGCCGACACGCTCTACTACACCCAGGTGCTGTCCCAGGAGCTGCACGCCGTCGACGCGCAGGAGGTGCGCTCCTACCTCGCCTTCGACAAGGCCCTCGCGGGCGTCCTGGACGTCACGAGCCGGCTGCTCGGCATCGACTGGACGCCGGTGCCCGACGCCCCGGTCTGGCACGAGGAGGTGCTGACGTACGACGCGCACGTCGACGGCGACCTGATCGGACGGATCTACCTCGACCTGCACCCGCGGGAGGGCAAGTTCGGCCACGCCGCGATGTTCGAGCTGGTGGCGGGGGTCCGCGGCGGCGCCCTGGCCCAGGGCGCCCTGGCCTGCAACTTCAGCAAGGGCTACCTCGAGCACTCCCAGGTGACCACCTTGTTCCACGAGTTCGGGCACCTCGTGCACCACGTCCTCGGCGGCCGCGGCCCCTTCGCCCGGCACTCCGGGGTGGCCACCGAGTGGGACTTCGTGGAGGCCCCCTCGCAGATGCTCGAGCACTGGGCCTGGGAACCGGACGTGCTCGCGACCTTCGCCACCGACGACGAGGGCAGGCCGATCCCGCGCGAGCTCGTGGAGCGGATGCACGACGCCGACGGCCTCGGTCGTGGCCTGCACGTGCGCCGGCAGATGAGCCTGGCCGCCATGTCCTACTGGATGCACGCCCGACCGGCGGAGGACCTGGACGCCCAGAAGGACGAGCTCACCGCGCGCTACGACCTGGTGGCCCACCCTGCGGACACGCACTTCCACACGAGCTTCGGTCACCTCAACGGCTACTCGTCGGGCTACTACACCTACATGTGGTCGTTGGTGATCGCCGAGGACATGTTCAGCTCCTTCGAGCAGCAGGACCTGATGGCCGCCGGCCCGGCCCGGCGCTACCGCGAGCGGGTCCTCGAGCGAGGCGGTCACCGACCCGCCGCCGAGCTGGTCGAAACCCTGCTCGAGCGGCCCCGGTCCGAGGACGCCTTCCGCCGCTGGCTGCAGTCCTGA
- a CDS encoding PHP domain-containing protein translates to MGHHHSHDHSHPHTHSHDHDLPVAPAEDLRVPDTELAPADLGRRNFLRAAGVLGAGVAAAGFVTENGTGTAAAAAHELWHLGRPHGKGQHWLAGDHHIHTQFSSDGKYRVIDHVQHASAYGLDWMVITDHGSEQHAKIGVDKVNPLIKAARQEFDDMLVFQGLEWNIPAAEHGTVFVHPGANEVAVLKALENTFDGAVKKATGSTPANEALALQGLAYLASAVGSHQVRDALMLANHPARKGLDSPHEIRGWRDAPGRIAVGMEGAPGHQAAGLTKPLGPGSARGYYDNAPGKDSFAAYPLESYRTYGGFDWMTATVGGLWDSLLAEGKPWWITANSDSHSIYLDSAVRGGPDGDFAKQGYYADPVVGKQPDTESGDYWPGYYSRTHVGADRRDYASVMRDLRDGRVWVDHGRLVKDLDVRVAVDGHQVGLGGVITARRGARVDLFVRVQQQNLPSWGGLLPHVAKVDLISGPVTGPAKDRDSFVAPDTKVVRSWDVSTTAAGQWAVLTWTTTVGDQGLYVRLRGSDGKRGSLPVCGGRPWTRPDPPSTSSATPTRGTTCGSTRTRSGSCRARERDGPDGRARPRRRAGGGRARPRGGLGARGGPPRRAPGRAARRTARGPRAGGGRVHAPGPGARSARGAGRPAGPADRHTAAGPAGRPRRDPAAALRRRGDWGGRRGVRAAPPGARGARVLGRGGRGGEPPWDGRPGRGVSRACRTGGDAGGAGPGAAQRDRRGRGSGRQRRGVAGPGADPGLRPAGMARRAAPAPRAAGRRRGARALRDPQPDALLRRPLTSCRGAGGTAGPGRPGESARPGGSQDCSQRRKASSDRGRSSRVSTSSAAGR, encoded by the coding sequence ATGGGTCACCACCACTCGCACGACCACTCGCACCCCCACACGCACAGCCACGACCACGACCTGCCGGTCGCCCCGGCCGAGGACCTGCGCGTCCCCGACACCGAGCTGGCGCCGGCCGACCTGGGCCGCCGCAACTTCCTGCGCGCCGCGGGGGTCCTCGGCGCCGGCGTGGCCGCCGCGGGCTTCGTCACCGAGAACGGCACCGGCACCGCAGCAGCCGCCGCGCACGAGCTGTGGCACCTCGGGCGTCCGCACGGCAAGGGCCAGCACTGGCTCGCCGGTGACCACCACATCCACACCCAGTTCTCCTCCGACGGCAAGTACCGCGTGATCGACCACGTGCAGCACGCCTCGGCATACGGCCTGGACTGGATGGTCATCACCGACCACGGCTCGGAGCAGCACGCCAAGATCGGTGTCGACAAGGTCAACCCGCTCATCAAGGCGGCCCGCCAGGAGTTCGACGACATGCTCGTCTTCCAGGGCCTGGAGTGGAACATCCCGGCAGCGGAGCACGGCACGGTCTTCGTCCACCCCGGCGCCAACGAGGTGGCGGTCCTCAAGGCCCTCGAGAACACCTTCGACGGTGCGGTCAAGAAGGCCACCGGCTCGACCCCCGCCAACGAGGCCCTGGCGCTGCAGGGCCTGGCCTACCTCGCCTCCGCGGTCGGCTCCCACCAGGTGCGCGACGCCCTGATGCTCGCCAACCACCCCGCCCGCAAGGGTCTGGACAGCCCCCACGAGATCCGCGGCTGGCGCGACGCCCCCGGCCGGATCGCGGTCGGCATGGAGGGTGCGCCCGGGCACCAGGCCGCCGGGCTGACCAAGCCGCTCGGGCCCGGCTCGGCTCGTGGCTACTACGACAACGCGCCGGGCAAGGACTCCTTCGCGGCCTACCCGCTGGAGTCCTACCGCACCTACGGCGGCTTCGACTGGATGACCGCCACCGTCGGCGGCCTCTGGGACAGCCTGCTCGCCGAGGGCAAGCCGTGGTGGATCACCGCCAACTCCGACAGCCACAGCATCTACCTCGACTCCGCGGTGCGCGGCGGTCCGGACGGCGACTTCGCCAAGCAGGGCTACTATGCCGACCCGGTCGTCGGCAAGCAGCCGGACACCGAGAGCGGCGACTACTGGCCCGGTTACTACAGCCGCACCCACGTCGGCGCGGACCGCCGCGACTACGCCTCGGTCATGCGGGACCTGCGCGACGGGCGGGTCTGGGTCGACCACGGCCGTCTCGTCAAGGACCTCGACGTCCGCGTCGCCGTCGACGGACACCAGGTGGGCCTCGGCGGTGTCATCACGGCCCGCCGCGGCGCCCGCGTCGACCTCTTCGTGCGCGTCCAGCAGCAGAACCTGCCGAGCTGGGGCGGTCTGCTGCCGCACGTCGCCAAGGTCGACCTGATCTCGGGCCCGGTCACCGGCCCCGCCAAGGACCGTGACTCCTTCGTCGCGCCGGACACCAAGGTCGTGCGCAGCTGGGACGTGTCCACCACGGCCGCCGGCCAGTGGGCCGTGCTGACCTGGACCACCACGGTGGGCGACCAGGGGCTCTACGTCCGCCTGCGCGGCTCCGACGGCAAGCGCGGGTCGCTCCCGGTCTGCGGGGGGCGGCCGTGGACCCGGCCGGACCCGCCCTCGACGTCGTCGGCGACGCCGACCCGTGGAACGACCTGTGGTTCTACACGAACCCGATCTGGGTCCTGCCGCGCGCGTGAGCGCGACGGACCCGACGGTCGAGCCCGACCCCGCCGGCGCGCCGGTGGTGGTCGGGCTCGACCCCGTGGTGGCCTCGGTGCGCGAGGCGGACCACCTCGCCGAGCTCCTGGCCGAGCGGCTCGACGCACTGCTCGGGGACCCCGCGCAGGCGGCGGTCGTGTCCACGCACCCGGTCCGGGGGCCCGTTCCGCACGTGGCGCTGGGCGTCCGGCTGGACCCGCCGATCGGCATACTGCTGCCGGACCTGCTGGACGCCCTCGCCGAGACCCTGCTGCCGCACTGCGGCGCCGAGGGGACTGGGGAGGTCGGCGTGGCGTGCGGGCCGCACCGCCGGGGGCTCGCGGCGCTCGCGTCCTGGGCCGCGGCGGTCGAGGAGGAGAGCCGCCGTGGGATGGGCGGCCGGGCCGTGGTGTATCCCGGGCGTGCCGCACTGGTGGGGACGCTGGCGGTGCGGGACCTGGTGCGGCTCAGCGCGATCGACGGGGTCGTGGGTCTGGCAGGCAGCGCCGCGGGGTCGCAGGACCAGGTGCGGACCCGGGACTTCGTCCGGCCGGTATGGCGCGACGGGCGGCTCCTGCTCCCCGTGCAGCCGGCCGACGGCGGGGTGCTCGTGCCCTACGAGACCCCCAGCCCGACGCCCTGCTGCGCCGACCACTGACGTCCTGCCGGGGGGCGGGCGGAACCGCCGGGCCTGGTCGCCCAGGCGAGTCCGCTCGCCCCGGCGGGTCTCAGGACTGCAGCCAGCGGCGGAAGGCGTCCTCGGACCGGGGCCGCTCGAGCAGGGTTTCGACCAGCTCGGCGGCGGGTCGGTGA
- the mutM gene encoding bifunctional DNA-formamidopyrimidine glycosylase/DNA-(apurinic or apyrimidinic site) lyase: MPELPEVEVVRRGLADHVVGRTLQAVELRGTRVARRHAPGPRDLEDRLTGQGVLAADRRGKYLWLVVGAGDPVPEPAGALVIHLGMSGQLLVEPTDAPPEKHLHATFDLGGGRQLRFVDQRTFGGLAWADLVPDPARSPTAVPGPDGAPTGPVHPHGVPGSVVHVAPDPLEGAYDQGEVVRRLKARHVPVKRALLDQRIVSGIGNIYADEALWRAEVHGMRLTSALSKPALGRILDHAATVMREALAQGGTSFDALYVNVNGASGYFDRSLAAYGQQGRPCRRCGTLIRREPFMNRSSHYCPTCQPRPRGGTRR, encoded by the coding sequence GTGCCCGAGCTGCCCGAGGTCGAGGTCGTCCGACGCGGACTCGCGGACCACGTCGTCGGGCGCACCCTGCAGGCCGTGGAGCTGCGGGGGACCCGGGTCGCACGTCGCCATGCGCCCGGCCCGCGGGACCTGGAGGACCGGCTCACCGGGCAAGGGGTCCTCGCGGCCGACCGCCGGGGCAAGTACCTCTGGCTGGTCGTGGGCGCCGGTGACCCCGTGCCCGAGCCCGCCGGGGCGCTCGTCATACACCTGGGGATGAGCGGGCAGCTGCTCGTGGAGCCCACCGACGCGCCGCCCGAGAAGCACCTGCACGCGACCTTCGACCTCGGGGGTGGTCGCCAGCTGCGGTTCGTCGACCAGCGGACCTTCGGCGGTCTGGCGTGGGCGGACCTGGTGCCCGACCCGGCCAGGAGCCCCACGGCGGTGCCCGGGCCGGACGGCGCGCCGACGGGGCCGGTCCATCCGCACGGGGTGCCGGGCTCGGTCGTCCACGTCGCTCCGGACCCCTTGGAGGGGGCCTACGACCAGGGGGAGGTCGTGCGCCGGCTGAAGGCCCGCCACGTCCCGGTCAAGCGCGCCCTGCTCGACCAGAGGATCGTCAGCGGGATCGGCAACATCTATGCCGACGAGGCGCTGTGGCGCGCGGAGGTCCACGGCATGCGGCTCACGTCCGCGCTGAGCAAGCCCGCCCTGGGACGGATCCTGGACCACGCCGCGACGGTGATGCGCGAGGCCCTGGCGCAGGGCGGCACGAGCTTCGACGCGTTGTACGTCAACGTGAACGGGGCGAGCGGCTACTTCGACCGGTCGCTGGCGGCCTACGGCCAGCAGGGGCGGCCCTGCCGACGGTGCGGCACCCTGATCCGCCGCGAGCCCTTCATGAACCGATCGAGCCACTACTGCCCGACGTGCCAGCCGCGACCGCGCGGCGGAACACGTCGATGA
- the rnc gene encoding ribonuclease III, whose protein sequence is MSSTPRAGTGSDGTPQRPVGALVDHLEQVVGERVDEPLLVRALTHRSYAYEHGGLPHNERLEFLGDAVLGLVVTDTLYRAHPDEAEGQLAKLRAAVVNMRALADVARGLDLGAYLLLGRGEESTGGRDKTSILADTTEAVIGAVYLSCGTRQAEALVHHLLDPLMASSARLGAALDWKTSLQEMTSALGIGVPEYALTDEGPDHLKVFTARAVVGEETLGEGVGRSKKEAEQKAAEIAWTALSARAVRRGRGDGNTSPQLDQVTTTDADGTPSGEVPDRG, encoded by the coding sequence ATGAGCAGCACGCCTCGCGCCGGGACCGGTTCCGACGGCACGCCGCAGCGGCCCGTCGGCGCCCTCGTCGACCACCTCGAGCAGGTGGTCGGAGAGCGCGTCGACGAGCCGCTGCTCGTGCGTGCCCTGACCCACCGGTCCTATGCCTACGAGCACGGCGGCCTCCCGCACAACGAGCGCCTGGAGTTCCTGGGCGACGCGGTGCTGGGGCTCGTCGTCACCGACACCCTCTACCGCGCCCACCCCGACGAGGCCGAGGGCCAGCTGGCCAAGCTGCGCGCCGCGGTCGTCAACATGCGGGCGCTCGCCGACGTGGCGCGCGGCCTCGACCTCGGCGCCTATCTCCTGCTCGGACGCGGGGAGGAGAGCACCGGAGGCCGGGACAAGACCTCGATCCTGGCCGACACCACGGAGGCCGTCATCGGTGCGGTCTACCTCTCCTGCGGGACGCGCCAGGCAGAGGCCCTCGTCCACCACCTGCTCGATCCCCTCATGGCCTCCAGCGCCCGCCTCGGCGCCGCGCTGGACTGGAAGACCTCCCTGCAGGAGATGACGTCGGCCCTCGGCATCGGTGTGCCGGAGTACGCGCTGACCGACGAGGGGCCCGACCACCTCAAGGTGTTCACCGCCCGTGCCGTCGTCGGCGAGGAAACCCTCGGCGAGGGCGTGGGCCGGTCCAAGAAGGAGGCCGAGCAGAAGGCCGCCGAGATCGCCTGGACCGCCCTCAGCGCCCGCGCCGTCCGACGCGGGCGAGGAGACGGCAACACCTCTCCCCAGCTCGACCAGGTGACGACCACCGACGCCGACGGCACGCCGTCCGGCGAGGTCCCCGACCGCGGCTGA
- the rpmF gene encoding 50S ribosomal protein L32, with translation MAVPKRKMSRSNTRSRRANWRTTATPLTTCPQCRSMKQPHVACPSCGTYNGRHYAVAERTELQG, from the coding sequence GTGGCTGTCCCGAAGCGGAAGATGTCGCGCTCCAACACGCGCTCGCGTCGCGCCAACTGGCGCACCACCGCCACCCCCCTCACCACGTGCCCCCAGTGCCGCTCGATGAAGCAGCCCCACGTGGCCTGCCCGTCCTGCGGCACCTACAACGGCCGGCACTACGCGGTCGCGGAGCGCACCGAGCTCCAGGGCTGA
- a CDS encoding YceD family protein yields the protein MSPLDPRSPLVFDTRELGRRPGSMHTEHREVPAPEDLGTDVIAVPTDSPVDLDLRYESVLEGVLVTGSVTTTATGACVRCLDEVSLPVETAFQELFAYADRARHHEEVAGEDDDDLRELEGDLLDLEPVLRDAVVPTLPFQPVCRADCPGLCSQCGERLADDPDHQHDVIDPRWSALQGLTINEEKRN from the coding sequence ATGTCCCCACTCGACCCCCGCTCGCCCTTGGTGTTCGACACCAGGGAGCTCGGGCGTCGGCCTGGGTCCATGCACACCGAGCACCGCGAGGTGCCGGCCCCCGAGGACCTCGGGACGGACGTCATCGCCGTCCCGACCGACAGCCCCGTCGACCTCGACCTGCGCTACGAGTCCGTCCTGGAGGGCGTGCTCGTGACCGGGAGCGTGACCACGACCGCGACCGGCGCGTGCGTGCGGTGCCTGGACGAGGTGAGTCTCCCCGTCGAGACCGCCTTCCAGGAGCTGTTCGCCTACGCCGACCGCGCTCGTCACCACGAGGAGGTCGCCGGTGAGGACGACGACGACCTGCGCGAGCTGGAGGGTGACCTCCTGGACCTCGAGCCGGTGCTGCGGGACGCGGTGGTGCCCACGCTGCCGTTCCAGCCGGTGTGCCGGGCCGACTGCCCGGGGCTGTGCTCCCAGTGCGGAGAGCGCCTCGCGGACGACCCGGACCACCAGCACGACGTGATCGACCCACGGTGGTCGGCACTGCAAGGCCTGACCATCAACGAAGAGAAGAGGAACTGA
- the coaD gene encoding pantetheine-phosphate adenylyltransferase, with the protein MTTRRCICPGSYDPVTLGHVDVVERASRLYDEVVVGVLFNPAKADSGMFPVPERTRLVEQSVAHLPNVTVGAYGESLLVDLCSRLGVTAIVKGLRSGTDFAYELPMALMNKHLTGIETVFLPGNPAFEHVSSSLVKEVWRLGGYGLDLVPEPVAAALRERGR; encoded by the coding sequence GTGACCACGCGACGCTGCATCTGCCCCGGGTCCTACGACCCCGTGACCCTGGGTCACGTGGACGTCGTCGAGCGCGCCAGCCGGCTCTACGACGAGGTCGTGGTGGGGGTGCTGTTCAACCCCGCCAAGGCGGACTCGGGGATGTTCCCGGTGCCGGAGCGCACCCGTCTGGTCGAGCAGTCCGTCGCGCACCTGCCCAACGTGACCGTCGGTGCCTACGGCGAGAGCCTGCTCGTCGACCTGTGCTCCCGCCTGGGGGTCACCGCGATCGTCAAGGGGCTGAGATCGGGCACCGACTTCGCCTACGAGCTGCCCATGGCGCTGATGAACAAGCACCTCACCGGGATCGAGACGGTCTTCCTGCCCGGCAACCCCGCCTTCGAGCACGTCTCGTCGTCGTTGGTCAAGGAGGTATGGCGGCTCGGCGGCTACGGGCTGGACCTGGTGCCGGAGCCGGTGGCCGCCGCGCTGCGGGAGCGCGGTCGCTGA
- the rsmD gene encoding 16S rRNA (guanine(966)-N(2))-methyltransferase RsmD, translating to MTRIITGSAGGRRLATPSGAGTRPTSDRVREAIFSRLDHLDVLPGAHVLDLYAGSGALGLETLSRGAASALLVESDRAAAQVISRNAADLGLRGATVRRDTVSRVLAAAPPQPMDLVLVDPPYAVDDDALAAVLAALVDQGWLAPGAVLVVERSSRSAAPRWPEGIEPLADKKYGETTIHYAEHPDDPAA from the coding sequence GTGACCCGCATCATCACCGGCAGCGCCGGAGGCCGCCGCCTCGCCACCCCCTCCGGTGCGGGCACCCGTCCGACCAGCGACCGGGTGCGCGAGGCCATCTTCAGCCGGCTCGACCACCTCGACGTCCTGCCCGGCGCCCACGTCCTCGACCTCTACGCCGGGTCCGGTGCCCTCGGGCTCGAGACCCTGTCCCGCGGCGCCGCGAGCGCCCTGCTCGTCGAGTCCGACCGCGCCGCCGCGCAGGTGATCTCGCGCAACGCCGCCGACCTCGGGCTGCGCGGTGCGACGGTGCGCCGCGACACCGTGTCCCGGGTGCTCGCCGCCGCGCCCCCGCAGCCGATGGACCTGGTGCTCGTCGACCCGCCGTACGCCGTGGACGACGACGCGCTCGCCGCCGTGCTCGCGGCACTCGTGGACCAGGGCTGGCTGGCGCCGGGTGCGGTCCTCGTCGTGGAGCGCTCCTCCCGGTCCGCGGCGCCGCGCTGGCCGGAGGGGATCGAGCCGCTGGCCGACAAGAAGTACGGCGAGACCACGATCCACTACGCCGAGCACCCCGACGACCCCGCCGCGTAG
- a CDS encoding ATP-dependent DNA helicase RecG has translation MTGRVSWSDGPAEPGASRSTPLRSLLGDKTATVLAQVGLETAGDLLGWFPRTYLEPRLSTSRLVEGEHLVVVARVVRASVQPIRSNPRKKLLRATITDGTAEIDLTFFSHWGPAKDLQPGVLAVFSGKAGTFNGRWQLAHPDYQVIGEEGEARLDGLLPVYRAVDKLSSWNLATAMGIVLDAVGEIPDPVPADLLARHELGDLTSALRAIHQPAGWPDVESARRRLRYDEALLLQTALVQRRLAAVADEGTARPGRPGGLLAAFDAALPFALTAGQRQVGEELARALAEPTPMHRLLQGDVGSGKTVVALRAMLQVVDSGGQAALLAPTEVLAAQHERSIRALLGPLAEGGLLGGAEDATRVVLLTGSMSADARRRALSEAASGQAGIVIGTHALIQDAVSFADLGLVVVDEQHRFGVEQRDALRAKAARPPHVLVMTATPIPRSVAMTVFGDMDTATLRELPAGRTPITTHVVKQQAAAWMDRVWQIVADEVAAGRQAYVVCSRIGGDDAGVADDAPEAAWDTEADEAGDSEPRPVAVSLLDAHQRLVDATPQLADVRIGLVHGRLSGEDKDAVMRRFAAGEIDVLVATTVVEVGVDVPNATVMVILDADRFGISQLHQLRGRVGRGGHPGTCFLATQVDPDAGGAAQLPGAPADEGQPLAWQRLSAVAGTTDGFELAERDLELRGEGDVLGAAQSGRRRRVRLLRLTRDAGLVAQAREDAQGLLGEDPDLGGHPVLAAWLRETLDDESAAYLERG, from the coding sequence GTGACGGGCCGGGTCAGCTGGTCCGACGGACCCGCCGAGCCGGGCGCCTCGCGCAGCACCCCCTTGCGGTCGCTGCTCGGCGACAAGACCGCGACCGTGCTGGCGCAGGTGGGGCTGGAGACGGCGGGCGACCTGCTCGGGTGGTTCCCCCGCACCTACCTCGAGCCACGCCTGTCCACGAGCCGGCTGGTCGAGGGGGAGCACCTGGTCGTCGTCGCCCGCGTGGTGCGCGCGTCGGTGCAGCCGATCCGCTCCAACCCGCGCAAGAAGCTGCTGCGCGCGACCATCACCGACGGCACCGCCGAGATCGACCTGACCTTCTTCAGCCACTGGGGGCCCGCCAAGGACCTGCAGCCCGGGGTGCTCGCGGTGTTCTCCGGCAAGGCCGGCACCTTCAACGGCCGCTGGCAGCTCGCGCACCCCGACTACCAGGTGATCGGGGAGGAGGGCGAGGCCCGCCTCGACGGGCTGCTGCCGGTCTATCGAGCTGTCGACAAGCTCAGCTCCTGGAACCTCGCCACCGCCATGGGGATCGTGCTCGACGCCGTGGGGGAGATCCCGGACCCGGTGCCGGCCGACCTGCTTGCCCGGCACGAGCTCGGCGACCTGACGAGCGCGCTGCGCGCCATCCACCAGCCCGCCGGCTGGCCCGACGTCGAGAGCGCCCGCCGCCGGCTGCGCTACGACGAGGCCCTGCTCCTGCAGACGGCCCTCGTGCAGCGCCGGCTGGCCGCCGTGGCCGACGAGGGCACCGCCCGACCCGGCCGCCCGGGTGGGCTGCTCGCGGCCTTCGACGCCGCGCTGCCGTTCGCCCTGACCGCGGGGCAGCGGCAGGTGGGGGAGGAGCTCGCCCGGGCGCTCGCCGAGCCGACGCCGATGCACCGGCTGCTGCAGGGCGACGTCGGCTCCGGCAAGACGGTGGTGGCGCTGCGGGCGATGCTGCAGGTCGTCGACTCCGGCGGCCAGGCGGCGCTGCTCGCCCCCACCGAGGTGCTCGCCGCCCAGCACGAGCGGTCGATCCGCGCCCTGCTGGGTCCGCTCGCGGAGGGCGGGTTGCTCGGCGGCGCCGAGGACGCCACCCGGGTGGTCCTGCTCACCGGGTCGATGTCCGCCGACGCCCGGCGCCGGGCGCTGTCGGAGGCGGCCTCCGGGCAGGCCGGGATCGTCATCGGCACGCATGCCCTCATCCAGGACGCCGTGTCCTTCGCCGACCTGGGTCTGGTCGTGGTCGACGAGCAGCACCGCTTCGGCGTCGAGCAGCGGGACGCCCTGCGGGCCAAGGCCGCCCGCCCACCCCACGTGCTGGTGATGACCGCGACGCCCATCCCGCGGTCGGTGGCGATGACGGTCTTCGGCGACATGGACACCGCCACCCTGCGCGAGCTTCCCGCGGGCCGCACCCCGATCACCACCCACGTCGTCAAGCAGCAGGCGGCGGCCTGGATGGACCGGGTGTGGCAGATCGTCGCCGACGAGGTGGCCGCGGGACGCCAGGCGTACGTCGTCTGCTCGCGGATCGGGGGCGACGACGCCGGGGTCGCCGACGACGCGCCGGAGGCGGCGTGGGACACGGAGGCCGACGAGGCCGGCGACTCCGAGCCGCGCCCGGTCGCCGTGAGCCTGCTGGACGCCCACCAGCGGCTCGTCGACGCCACGCCGCAGCTCGCGGACGTGCGGATCGGCCTGGTGCACGGCCGCCTGTCCGGGGAGGACAAGGACGCCGTGATGCGGCGCTTCGCGGCGGGCGAGATCGACGTGCTCGTGGCCACCACCGTCGTCGAGGTCGGGGTGGACGTGCCCAACGCCACCGTGATGGTGATCCTGGACGCCGACCGCTTCGGGATCAGCCAGCTGCACCAGCTGCGCGGCCGGGTGGGGCGGGGCGGACACCCCGGCACCTGCTTCCTCGCCACCCAGGTCGACCCGGACGCCGGGGGAGCCGCCCAGCTGCCCGGCGCACCCGCGGACGAGGGACAGCCGCTGGCCTGGCAGCGGCTGTCGGCGGTCGCCGGCACCACCGACGGCTTCGAGCTCGCCGAGCGCGACCTGGAGCTGCGCGGCGAGGGCGACGTGCTCGGCGCGGCCCAGAGCGGGCGGCGGCGCCGGGTGCGGCTGCTGCGGCTCACCCGCGACGCCGGCCTCGTCGCTCAGGCCCGGGAGGACGCCCAGGGTCTGCTGGGCGAGGATCCCGACCTCGGGGGCCACCCCGTGCTGGCGGCCTGGCTGCGGGAGACGCTCGACGACGAGAGCGCCGCCTATCTGGAGCGCGGCTGA